A stretch of Anaeromyxobacter dehalogenans 2CP-1 DNA encodes these proteins:
- a CDS encoding phosphopentomutase: MNRRLVILVADSAGCGALPDAAAYGDAGSDTLGNTSRAVGGLSLPVLGAMGLGHVTAIQGVPPDPAPTAFHGRMAERSEGKDTTTGHWEMMGVVLRQGLRTFPGGFPPEIVEAFVRETGAPGVLGNTVASGTVIIQELGEEHQRTGKPIVYTSADSVFQVAAHTDTVPLETLYAWCRTARRILDPWRVARVIARPFVGTPGKYARTYDRKDFSMPPPATTVLERLVEAGVPVVGVGKIPDIFDRRGITEEIHTAGNADGLARTAALLDRVDRGLVFVNLVDFDMLYGHRNDPAGYARALEELDRALPAILDRLGPGDLLALTADHGCDPTTPSTDHSREHVPLLVHAPGRGGGDLGTRTTFADLGATVAEYFGVRSDVGTSFLAEVTR; encoded by the coding sequence ATGAACCGCCGCCTCGTCATCCTGGTCGCCGACAGCGCCGGCTGCGGCGCGCTCCCCGACGCCGCCGCCTACGGCGACGCCGGCTCCGACACGCTGGGCAACACCAGCCGCGCCGTGGGCGGGCTCTCGCTGCCGGTGCTGGGCGCGATGGGCCTCGGCCACGTGACCGCCATCCAGGGCGTGCCGCCCGATCCCGCCCCCACCGCGTTCCACGGGCGCATGGCGGAGCGCTCGGAGGGCAAGGACACCACCACCGGCCACTGGGAGATGATGGGCGTCGTGCTGCGCCAGGGGCTGCGCACGTTCCCGGGCGGCTTCCCGCCGGAGATCGTCGAGGCGTTCGTGCGGGAGACCGGCGCGCCGGGCGTCCTCGGGAACACCGTCGCGAGCGGCACCGTCATCATCCAGGAGCTCGGCGAGGAGCACCAGCGCACCGGCAAGCCGATCGTCTACACCTCGGCCGACTCGGTGTTCCAGGTGGCGGCCCACACCGACACGGTGCCCCTCGAGACGCTGTACGCCTGGTGCCGGACGGCGCGGCGCATCCTCGACCCGTGGCGCGTGGCGCGGGTGATCGCGCGGCCGTTCGTGGGGACGCCGGGGAAGTACGCGCGCACGTACGACCGGAAGGACTTCTCCATGCCGCCGCCGGCGACGACGGTGCTGGAGCGGCTGGTCGAGGCGGGCGTGCCGGTGGTCGGCGTCGGGAAGATCCCCGACATCTTCGACCGCCGGGGCATCACCGAGGAGATCCACACGGCCGGCAACGCCGACGGGCTGGCCCGCACCGCGGCGCTCCTCGACCGGGTGGACCGCGGGCTCGTCTTCGTGAACCTGGTGGACTTCGACATGCTCTACGGGCACCGCAACGATCCGGCGGGCTACGCGCGGGCGCTGGAGGAGCTGGACCGCGCGCTGCCGGCCATCCTCGACCGGCTCGGGCCGGGCGACCTCCTCGCGCTCACCGCCGATCACGGCTGCGATCCGACCACCCCGTCCACCGATCACTCGCGCGAGCACGTGCCGCTGCTCGTGCACGCGCCCGGGCGCGGCGGCGGGGACCTCGGCACGCGCACGACGTTCGCCGATCTCGGGGCCACGGTGGCCGAGTACTTCGGCGTCCGGTCCGACGTCGGCACGAGCTTCCTCGCCGAGGTGACGCGTTGA
- a CDS encoding ABC transporter permease, producing the protein MSPAVPGSTARAAPPAGAAPAAPLPAPGPALACDVATALVLWRRDLVRFFRQPSRLAGALGQPLIFWFVIGSGMSGTFRMAGSGTGYLAYFFPGVVLMVVLFASIFTTLSVIEDRHRGFLQGVLAGPGSRAALVAGKTLGSASVALSQAALFLLLAPAAGFPYGSIDWPLLVAALALAAVGLAALGFAVAWFIDNVQGYHAVQMTLLVPLWVISGAMFPVPADRPGFATAMRWNPVSYAVSAARRALAGPDAPGALPGSAARDLAVLAAFAAIALAAAVLSTRRAPRA; encoded by the coding sequence GTGAGCCCGGCCGTCCCCGGGTCCACCGCCCGCGCCGCGCCGCCGGCCGGCGCCGCCCCCGCCGCGCCGCTGCCCGCGCCCGGCCCGGCCCTCGCCTGCGACGTCGCCACCGCGCTGGTGCTGTGGCGCCGCGACCTGGTCCGCTTCTTCCGGCAGCCGTCGCGGCTCGCCGGCGCGCTGGGGCAGCCGCTGATCTTCTGGTTCGTCATCGGCTCCGGCATGTCCGGCACGTTCCGGATGGCCGGCAGCGGCACCGGCTACCTCGCCTACTTCTTCCCGGGCGTCGTGCTGATGGTGGTGCTGTTCGCGTCGATCTTCACCACGCTGTCCGTCATCGAGGACCGGCACCGCGGCTTCCTCCAGGGCGTCCTGGCGGGGCCCGGCTCGCGCGCGGCGCTCGTCGCGGGCAAGACGCTCGGCTCCGCCTCGGTGGCGCTCAGCCAGGCGGCGCTGTTCCTGCTCCTCGCCCCCGCGGCGGGCTTCCCGTACGGATCGATCGACTGGCCGCTGCTGGTGGCTGCGCTGGCGCTCGCCGCGGTGGGGCTGGCCGCGCTCGGCTTCGCGGTGGCCTGGTTCATCGACAACGTGCAGGGCTACCACGCGGTGCAGATGACGCTGCTCGTGCCGCTGTGGGTGATCTCCGGCGCGATGTTCCCGGTGCCGGCCGACCGGCCCGGGTTCGCCACCGCCATGCGCTGGAACCCGGTGTCCTACGCGGTGTCGGCCGCGCGCCGGGCCCTGGCCGGCCCCGACGCTCCGGGCGCGCTGCCCGGCTCCGCCGCGCGCGACCTGGCCGTGCTGGCCGCCTTCGCGGCGATCGCCCTCGCGGCCGCCGTCCTCTCCACCCGACGGGCCCCGCGCGCATGA
- a CDS encoding ABC transporter ATP-binding protein, translated as MQAAPARLALKDVAFRHGAREVLRGVSLEVRAGEVFGLLGPNGAGKSTLFSILAGLLPPAAGRFWLDGREIRAGARALRAASGIVFQSPGLDGKLSAEENLRLAAAMHRVPRAEARRRIAALLAGAGLADRAREPVDRFSGGMRRRVELARALVHRPALLVMDEPTTGLDAGAFQAFWDEVLALRREQGLTVVLTTHRPDEAERCDRLAVLSGGAVVACESPDALRARVPGDVVVVEADAPEALAADIRARLGLPARVRDGAVHVEREAGHTLVPRMVEAFPAGRLRAVSLRRPTLADAYLALTGASLEDAAEVAA; from the coding sequence ATGCAGGCCGCTCCCGCGCGCCTCGCGCTGAAGGACGTCGCGTTCCGCCACGGCGCGCGCGAGGTGCTGCGCGGCGTCTCGCTGGAGGTCCGCGCCGGCGAGGTGTTCGGGCTGCTCGGGCCGAACGGCGCGGGCAAGTCCACGCTGTTCTCGATCCTGGCCGGCCTGCTGCCGCCGGCGGCCGGACGCTTCTGGCTGGACGGCCGCGAGATCCGCGCGGGCGCCCGCGCGCTCCGGGCCGCCTCCGGGATCGTCTTCCAGTCGCCGGGCCTGGACGGGAAGCTCTCCGCCGAGGAGAACCTGCGCCTCGCCGCCGCGATGCACCGGGTGCCGCGCGCGGAGGCCCGCCGCCGCATCGCCGCGCTGCTCGCCGGCGCGGGGCTGGCCGACCGCGCCCGCGAGCCGGTGGACCGCTTCTCCGGCGGCATGCGGCGGCGGGTCGAGCTGGCGCGCGCGCTGGTGCACCGGCCCGCGCTGCTGGTCATGGACGAGCCCACCACCGGGCTGGACGCCGGCGCGTTCCAGGCGTTCTGGGACGAGGTCCTGGCGCTCCGGCGCGAGCAGGGGCTCACCGTGGTGCTCACCACGCACCGGCCCGACGAGGCGGAGCGCTGCGATCGCCTCGCGGTGCTCTCGGGCGGCGCGGTGGTCGCGTGCGAGTCGCCCGACGCGCTGCGGGCGCGGGTGCCGGGCGACGTGGTGGTGGTCGAGGCGGACGCGCCGGAAGCGCTCGCCGCGGACATCCGCGCGCGGCTGGGCCTCCCCGCCCGCGTGCGCGACGGCGCGGTGCACGTCGAGCGCGAGGCCGGCCACACCCTGGTGCCGCGCATGGTCGAGGCGTTCCCGGCCGGGCGGCTGCGCGCCGTCTCCCTGCGGCGCCCCACGCTCGCCGACGCCTACCTGGCGCTCACCGGCGCGTCGCTCGAGGACGCCGCGGAGGTGGCCGCGTGA
- a CDS encoding glycosyltransferase: MALRRADLLALGGFEPVKDVLAEDYVLGRMALWPSGEPVLEPAQRLQDRDPRGAERHARSLPHVPPQHEVLRRDRRDPHRGADQEDVREPLHAGHLRAPAHAQDGARACRARGGGVTVRDRPGCRGRRTAVAGQPNAGASTRTGSTIAFSPPSWRRR; this comes from the coding sequence ATGGCGCTGAGGCGAGCCGACCTCCTCGCGCTGGGCGGCTTCGAGCCGGTGAAGGACGTGCTCGCCGAGGACTACGTGCTCGGGCGCATGGCGCTGTGGCCCTCCGGCGAGCCCGTCCTCGAGCCCGCACAGCGGCTTCAGGACCGAGACCCCCGGGGTGCCGAGCGGCACGCGCGGAGCCTGCCGCACGTGCCGCCACAGCACGAGGTGCTGCGTCGCGACCGCCGCGATCCCCACCGCGGCGCCGACCAGGAGGACGTTCGAGAGCCACTCCATGCAGGCCACCTCCGCGCCCCGGCGCACGCGCAGGATGGCGCGCGCGCGTGTCGCGCGCGGGGCGGCGGGGTGACGGTTCGCGATCGGCCGGGGTGTCGCGGCCGCCGGACGGCCGTGGCCGGTCAGCCGAACGCCGGGGCCAGCACGCGCACGGGGAGCACCATCGCGTTCAGCCCGCCGAGCTGGAGGCGGCGCTGA
- the deoC gene encoding deoxyribose-phosphate aldolase, whose amino-acid sequence MRSVPPEAIRTPRDLAPYLDHTVLAPEATLEDVRRACAEARAHRFAGVCVRADAVAEVRRALEGSGVRAVAVVDFPRGEADTGARVAEAREAARLGAEELDLVIRLPALLAGRHEDVLQDLRAVIGAVGVPVKVILETSRLTRDQRVVAAALARCAGAAYVKTSTGFAGGGATVEDVALLRAVVGEQVGVKASGGIRTAAAARAMLAAGASRIGASGSVALVSGAFP is encoded by the coding sequence ATGCGCTCCGTTCCCCCCGAGGCGATCCGCACCCCGCGCGATCTCGCGCCGTACCTCGACCACACCGTGCTCGCGCCGGAGGCGACGCTCGAGGACGTGCGCCGCGCCTGCGCCGAGGCCCGCGCGCACCGGTTCGCGGGGGTGTGCGTGCGCGCCGACGCGGTGGCGGAGGTCCGGCGCGCGCTGGAGGGCAGCGGCGTGCGGGCGGTCGCGGTGGTGGACTTCCCGCGCGGCGAGGCGGACACCGGCGCGCGGGTGGCGGAGGCGCGCGAGGCGGCGCGGCTGGGCGCGGAGGAGCTGGACCTCGTCATCCGCCTCCCGGCGCTGCTCGCCGGCCGGCACGAGGACGTGCTCCAGGACCTGCGCGCGGTGATCGGGGCGGTGGGGGTGCCGGTGAAGGTGATCCTCGAGACCTCGCGCCTCACCCGCGACCAGAGGGTCGTCGCGGCGGCGCTGGCACGCTGCGCCGGCGCCGCGTACGTGAAGACCTCCACCGGGTTCGCCGGCGGCGGCGCCACGGTGGAGGACGTGGCCCTGCTGCGCGCGGTCGTGGGCGAGCAGGTGGGGGTCAAGGCGTCGGGCGGGATCCGCACCGCGGCGGCGGCGCGGGCGATGCTCGCGGCCGGGGCGAGCCGCATCGGCGCCTCCGGCTCGGTGGCGCTGGTGTCCGGCGCCTTCCCGTGA
- a CDS encoding APC family permease: MPATPGTTPEEGARAQGSLGPPRRPLARLRTLVFGAPRDVQDPRTHHSISLVALLAWVGLGADGLSSSAYGPDEAFRALGDHRYLAVALALATATTVLVIAVAYSQIIKRFPFGGGGYVVATELLGPRVGVVSGSALLVDYVLTISVSVASSGDAIFSFLPPGLDRWKLPVEALAIGLLVVLNLRGVKESVTILAPIFGVFLVTHLVLIVGGVGAHLPDVPRVAGEVGHGFRSGLAELGALGLLAVFVRAYSMGAGTYTGIEAVSNGIQIMREPKVHTAKRTMAYMAVSLAFTAGGILVCYLLFRAAPEEGKTMNAVLLERFAGGWSLGGVPVGRGFVIVTLLAEAALLVVAAQAGFIDGPRVMANMAHDSWLPHRFGQLSDRLTIQDGVLLMGGASLATLLWTRGDILHLVTMYSINVFVTFSLSQLAMLRYWRRTRTGGRRRGLAIHGIALVLCLAILTGTVYEKGAQGGWITILVTSLVVGLCLAIRRHYRSVQANLRRLDDILEVLPPQQPGPHPVLDPRAPTAVLLVGGYGGLGVHALLTIQRTFPGHFRNFVFVSVGVIDAASMKGVEEVDRVRLQTQAALEQYVALAHRLKLAADLRMEIGTEAVSVAEKLCLELSREYPRSVVFAGKLVFQQERWYQRLLHNETAYQLQRRLQLGGLNAMVLPVRVLAPAFG; encoded by the coding sequence ATGCCAGCCACCCCGGGAACGACGCCGGAGGAGGGGGCGCGCGCGCAGGGATCCCTCGGCCCGCCGCGGCGTCCGCTCGCGCGGCTCCGGACGCTCGTCTTCGGCGCGCCGAGGGACGTCCAGGATCCGCGCACCCACCACTCCATCTCGCTCGTCGCGCTGCTCGCCTGGGTCGGCCTCGGCGCCGACGGGCTGTCCTCGTCGGCCTACGGTCCCGACGAGGCGTTCCGCGCGCTGGGAGACCACCGGTACCTCGCGGTCGCGCTCGCGCTCGCCACCGCGACGACGGTGCTCGTCATCGCGGTCGCATACTCGCAGATCATCAAGCGCTTCCCGTTCGGCGGCGGAGGGTACGTCGTGGCGACGGAGCTGCTCGGCCCGCGCGTGGGCGTCGTCTCCGGCTCCGCCCTGCTGGTGGACTACGTGCTCACGATCTCGGTGTCGGTGGCCTCCAGCGGCGACGCCATCTTCAGCTTCCTCCCGCCGGGGCTCGACCGATGGAAGCTGCCGGTCGAGGCGCTCGCGATCGGCCTGCTCGTCGTGCTCAACCTGCGCGGCGTGAAGGAGTCCGTCACGATCCTCGCGCCCATCTTCGGCGTCTTCCTGGTCACGCACCTCGTCCTGATCGTGGGCGGCGTCGGCGCGCACCTGCCGGACGTGCCGCGGGTGGCCGGCGAGGTGGGCCACGGGTTCCGCTCGGGCCTGGCCGAGCTCGGCGCGCTCGGGCTGCTCGCCGTCTTCGTCCGCGCCTACTCGATGGGGGCCGGGACGTACACCGGGATCGAGGCGGTCTCGAACGGCATCCAGATCATGCGCGAGCCGAAGGTGCACACCGCCAAGCGGACCATGGCGTACATGGCGGTCTCGCTCGCGTTCACCGCGGGCGGCATCCTGGTCTGCTACCTCCTGTTTCGCGCCGCGCCCGAGGAGGGGAAGACGATGAACGCGGTGCTGCTCGAGCGGTTCGCGGGCGGCTGGAGCCTGGGCGGCGTGCCGGTCGGCCGGGGCTTCGTGATCGTGACGCTGCTCGCCGAGGCGGCGCTGCTCGTGGTCGCCGCGCAGGCCGGGTTCATCGACGGGCCGCGGGTCATGGCCAACATGGCCCACGACTCCTGGCTGCCGCACCGCTTCGGCCAGCTCTCCGACCGGCTCACCATCCAGGACGGCGTCCTGCTCATGGGCGGCGCCTCCCTCGCGACGCTGCTCTGGACCCGCGGCGACATCCTGCACCTCGTCACGATGTACTCGATCAACGTGTTCGTGACGTTCTCGCTCTCGCAGCTCGCGATGCTCCGCTACTGGCGCCGGACCCGCACGGGCGGGCGCCGCCGCGGCCTCGCGATCCACGGGATCGCGCTCGTGCTCTGCCTCGCCATCCTGACGGGCACCGTCTACGAGAAGGGCGCGCAGGGGGGCTGGATCACCATCCTGGTCACGAGCCTGGTGGTGGGCCTGTGCCTCGCCATCCGGCGCCATTACCGCAGCGTGCAGGCGAACCTGAGGCGCCTCGACGACATCCTCGAGGTGCTGCCGCCGCAGCAGCCCGGCCCGCACCCCGTCCTCGACCCGCGGGCTCCGACCGCCGTGCTGCTCGTCGGCGGCTACGGGGGCCTCGGCGTGCACGCGCTGCTCACCATCCAGCGGACGTTCCCGGGGCACTTCCGGAACTTCGTGTTCGTGTCGGTCGGCGTCATCGACGCCGCGTCCATGAAGGGGGTCGAGGAGGTGGACCGGGTCCGGCTCCAGACGCAGGCCGCGCTCGAGCAGTACGTCGCGCTCGCGCACCGCCTGAAGCTCGCGGCGGACCTCCGGATGGAGATCGGCACCGAGGCGGTCAGCGTGGCCGAGAAGCTGTGCCTCGAGCTCTCCCGCGAGTACCCGCGGAGCGTCGTGTTCGCGGGCAAGCTCGTGTTCCAGCAGGAGCGCTGGTACCAGCGGCTGCTGCACAACGAGACGGCCTACCAGCTTCAGCGCCGCCTCCAGCTCGGCGGGCTGAACGCGATGGTGCTCCCCGTGCGCGTGCTGGCCCCGGCGTTCGGCTGA
- a CDS encoding class I SAM-dependent methyltransferase, whose translation MTPTRPHPFERCGFGALSDLHTAGWREAYSALEAAQDRFLANEAEFRSADYRWPRDALRWWSRVWEYPYAMHHLRAWRARATSSTPLVVDLGSGVTFFPFEVARLGCDVACLDIDPVAGRDLGRAAAVTDAAPGRVGFRQVSGRALPLADGEADAVYCVSVIEHVPDFAGMVAEVARALRPGGLFVVTVDVDLMGGPTLGVAQLRDFFAAVHERFEPLLPEIPVHPLDLLVSDTGPFPWRIPPFGVERQVRNVVRRLRGRPLRADPRLAVHGMALARRA comes from the coding sequence ATGACGCCGACTCGCCCTCACCCCTTCGAACGCTGCGGCTTCGGCGCGCTGTCGGACCTGCACACGGCCGGGTGGCGGGAGGCGTACTCGGCCCTGGAGGCGGCGCAGGACCGGTTCCTGGCGAACGAGGCCGAGTTCCGGAGCGCCGACTACCGGTGGCCGCGCGACGCGCTGCGGTGGTGGAGCCGCGTGTGGGAATACCCGTACGCGATGCACCACCTGCGCGCGTGGCGGGCGCGGGCCACGTCCTCTACCCCGCTCGTCGTCGACCTCGGCAGCGGCGTCACGTTCTTCCCGTTCGAGGTGGCGCGGCTCGGGTGCGACGTCGCGTGCCTGGACATCGATCCGGTGGCGGGCCGCGACCTCGGGCGCGCCGCGGCGGTGACCGACGCTGCGCCGGGCCGGGTCGGGTTCCGGCAGGTGAGCGGGCGCGCGCTGCCGCTCGCCGACGGCGAGGCGGACGCCGTGTACTGCGTGAGCGTCATCGAGCACGTCCCCGACTTCGCGGGGATGGTCGCGGAGGTCGCGCGCGCGCTCCGGCCCGGCGGCCTGTTCGTGGTGACGGTGGACGTGGATCTCATGGGAGGCCCGACCCTCGGCGTGGCGCAGCTGCGCGACTTCTTCGCCGCCGTCCACGAGCGGTTCGAGCCGCTCCTACCGGAGATCCCGGTCCACCCCCTCGATCTCCTCGTCTCCGACACCGGCCCATTCCCGTGGCGCATCCCGCCGTTCGGCGTCGAGCGCCAGGTGCGGAACGTGGTGCGCCGCCTTCGCGGCCGGCCGCTCCGCGCCGATCCCAGGCTCGCGGTGCACGGCATGGCGCTCGCCCGGCGCGCCTGA
- the cyoE gene encoding heme o synthase: MTVATAQARTAPQPLAYLKDLVLLSKPRLSGLVMITSAGGMWLAPGHIGTARAVLTVLATAVVVGAANALNCYLERDIDARMRRTRDRPLPAGRVDPFVALGLGIAAPAFAIPILSLAANGLTALLALVALLTYVLVYTPMKQRSAAALFVGAVPGAIPPLMGWTSVTGGVDAGGLALFGLLFAWQLPHFLAISLYLREDYQRGGLRMFASVHGERATRLWMALTTILLLPASLALVPLGLAGTGYAVTAAVLGIALSAYAISGIGREGGRWARTFFLGTLVHLTVLFVALFLSR; encoded by the coding sequence GTGACCGTCGCCACCGCGCAGGCCCGCACCGCTCCGCAGCCGCTCGCCTACCTCAAGGACCTGGTCCTCCTCTCGAAGCCGCGGCTCTCGGGCCTGGTGATGATCACCAGCGCCGGAGGCATGTGGCTCGCGCCCGGCCACATCGGCACCGCCCGCGCCGTGCTGACCGTCCTCGCCACCGCGGTGGTGGTCGGCGCCGCGAACGCGCTCAACTGCTACCTCGAGCGCGACATCGACGCGCGCATGCGGCGGACCCGCGATCGCCCGCTGCCCGCCGGCCGCGTCGATCCGTTCGTGGCGCTCGGGCTCGGCATCGCCGCCCCCGCCTTCGCGATCCCGATCCTGTCGCTCGCCGCCAACGGGCTCACCGCCCTGCTCGCGCTGGTCGCGCTCCTGACCTACGTGCTCGTGTACACGCCCATGAAGCAGCGCTCCGCGGCCGCGCTGTTCGTGGGCGCGGTCCCGGGCGCCATCCCGCCGCTCATGGGCTGGACGTCGGTGACCGGCGGGGTGGACGCCGGCGGGCTGGCGCTGTTCGGGCTCCTGTTCGCGTGGCAGCTCCCGCACTTCCTCGCCATCTCGCTCTATCTCCGCGAGGACTACCAGCGCGGCGGGCTGCGCATGTTCGCCTCGGTGCACGGCGAGCGCGCCACCCGGCTGTGGATGGCGCTGACCACGATCCTGCTCCTGCCCGCCTCGCTGGCGCTCGTCCCGCTGGGCCTGGCCGGCACCGGCTACGCGGTGACCGCGGCGGTGCTGGGGATCGCGCTGTCCGCCTACGCCATCTCCGGCATCGGCCGCGAGGGCGGGCGCTGGGCGCGCACGTTCTTCCTCGGCACCCTCGTCCACCTCACGGTGCTGTTCGTGGCCCTCTTCCTCTCGCGCTGA
- a CDS encoding TIGR02300 family protein codes for MAAKDLGTKHSCFKCGTKFYDMKKPVPLCPKCGADQRESPALKPPAPERRVRAAARPVEPEAEEVEVDTDDLEDDAEDVDEAAEDDEP; via the coding sequence ATGGCTGCCAAGGACCTCGGGACCAAGCACAGCTGCTTCAAGTGCGGCACCAAGTTCTACGACATGAAGAAGCCGGTCCCGCTCTGCCCGAAGTGCGGCGCGGACCAGCGCGAGAGCCCGGCCCTGAAGCCTCCGGCGCCCGAGCGCAGGGTGCGGGCGGCCGCTCGCCCGGTCGAGCCGGAGGCGGAGGAGGTCGAGGTCGACACCGACGACCTCGAGGACGACGCGGAGGACGTGGACGAGGCCGCAGAGGACGACGAGCCCTGA
- a CDS encoding DUF420 domain-containing protein, which translates to MTLAEILPTVNAVLNGTSAVLLLAGFVAIRRGARDVHRAFMLAACASSVLFLAGYFTRIALTGTHRFPGGGALRAAYLAVLGSHTLLAALAAPLILRTLFLAFRARFPDHRRIARAALPVWMYVSVTGVVVYVMLYHLAPAP; encoded by the coding sequence ATGACCCTGGCCGAGATCCTCCCCACCGTGAACGCCGTCCTGAACGGCACCAGCGCCGTGCTGCTCCTGGCCGGCTTCGTGGCCATCCGCCGCGGCGCCCGCGACGTCCACCGCGCGTTCATGCTCGCCGCCTGCGCGAGCTCGGTGCTGTTCCTGGCCGGCTACTTCACGCGCATCGCGCTGACCGGCACGCACCGCTTCCCCGGCGGCGGCGCGCTCCGCGCGGCGTACCTGGCCGTGCTCGGCTCGCACACCCTGCTGGCCGCCCTGGCGGCGCCGCTCATCCTCCGGACGCTGTTCCTGGCGTTCCGCGCCCGCTTTCCGGATCACCGCCGCATCGCCCGCGCCGCGCTGCCGGTCTGGATGTACGTCTCCGTGACCGGGGTGGTCGTGTACGTGATGCTGTATCACCTGGCGCCGGCGCCGTAG
- a CDS encoding four-helix bundle copper-binding protein: MATTTGTQGFQAAYQGTPHFGHMAEQMQRCIQECLSCFSVCEQTLAHCLRKGGRHAAADLVKVMVDCAESCRMSAAMMSRESAFHARHCELCADICKACEEACEEFGGDAQMKACADACRSCAEACRQMSARH, translated from the coding sequence ATGGCCACGACGACGGGCACGCAGGGCTTCCAGGCGGCGTACCAGGGGACGCCGCACTTCGGGCACATGGCCGAGCAGATGCAGCGCTGCATCCAGGAGTGCCTCTCCTGCTTCAGCGTGTGCGAGCAGACGCTGGCGCACTGCCTGCGAAAGGGCGGCCGCCACGCGGCGGCCGACCTCGTCAAGGTGATGGTGGACTGCGCCGAGAGCTGCCGGATGAGCGCGGCGATGATGTCGCGGGAGTCGGCGTTCCACGCCCGGCACTGCGAGCTGTGCGCGGACATCTGCAAGGCGTGCGAGGAGGCGTGCGAGGAGTTCGGCGGCGACGCGCAGATGAAGGCGTGCGCGGACGCGTGCCGGTCCTGCGCAGAGGCGTGCCGCCAGATGTCCGCCCGGCACTGA
- the ttcA gene encoding tRNA 2-thiocytidine(32) synthetase TtcA — protein MQQIHRLERKLLRATAEAIRDFDLVSQGDRIMVAVSGGKDSYTLLHLLMRLRERAPIDFDLVAVNLDQGQPGFPAQVVEDHLRSVGVPYRMLQRDTYSVVRRLVPEGKTTCPVCSRLRRGVLYNAAVEMGCTKIALGHHRDDLVETLLLSALYSGALKSMPPKLRSRDGRNVVVRPLCYAAEEDVAAFAEAMRFPIVPCDLCGSQPNLRRKRVKRLLAELSAEHPAVKGNLLHALAHVVPSHLLDRDLHRQLADATGRDPWLDAEDEEAEDCGEPPAGDGVVSLGGARGGR, from the coding sequence ATGCAGCAGATCCACCGGCTGGAGCGGAAGCTCCTCCGCGCGACGGCAGAGGCCATCCGCGACTTCGACCTCGTCTCCCAGGGCGACCGGATCATGGTCGCCGTCTCGGGGGGCAAGGACAGCTACACCCTGCTCCACCTGCTCATGCGGCTGCGCGAGCGGGCCCCCATCGACTTCGACCTGGTGGCGGTGAACCTCGACCAGGGGCAGCCCGGCTTCCCCGCGCAGGTGGTGGAGGATCACCTCCGGTCGGTGGGCGTCCCCTACCGCATGCTCCAGCGCGACACGTACTCCGTGGTGCGGCGGCTCGTGCCGGAGGGGAAGACCACCTGCCCGGTCTGCTCGCGCCTGCGGCGCGGGGTCCTCTACAACGCCGCCGTCGAGATGGGCTGCACGAAGATCGCGCTCGGCCACCACCGCGACGACCTCGTCGAGACGCTGCTCCTCTCGGCGCTCTACTCCGGCGCGCTGAAGAGCATGCCGCCCAAGCTCCGCTCGCGCGACGGCCGGAACGTGGTCGTGCGGCCGCTCTGCTACGCGGCCGAGGAGGACGTGGCCGCGTTCGCCGAGGCCATGCGCTTCCCCATCGTCCCCTGCGACCTGTGCGGCTCGCAGCCCAACCTGCGCCGCAAGCGCGTGAAGCGGCTGCTGGCGGAGCTGTCCGCCGAGCACCCGGCGGTGAAGGGCAACCTGCTCCACGCGCTCGCGCACGTCGTCCCCTCGCACCTGCTCGACCGCGACCTCCACCGCCAGCTCGCCGACGCGACGGGCCGCGATCCCTGGCTCGACGCCGAGGACGAGGAGGCGGAGGACTGCGGCGAGCCGCCCGCCGGCGACGGCGTGGTGTCGCTGGGCGGCGCCCGCGGCGGGCGGTAG